Proteins co-encoded in one Ruegeria sp. HKCCD4315 genomic window:
- a CDS encoding efflux RND transporter permease subunit, with amino-acid sequence MTGVVAWAAHRARMVLAFIAISLVIGGFAYVSLPKEGEPDIEIPALFVSVQFPGISAEDSENLLIKPMETELADLDGLKEMTSTAAEGYAGVALEFDFGWDKTAIMADVRDAMNSAQADFPEGAEQYSLTEINFSEFPIVIVNLTGAVPERTMARVAKDLQDELEALDSVLEAGIAGNRDEMLEVVIDPLRLEAYNVTADELINVVRNNNQLIAAGEVETAQGTFSVKIPSSFKTAQDVYGLPIKVNGDRVVTLGELAQINYTFEDRAGTARFNGEPTVALQVVKRKGFNLIDTVAQVKETIEQAKTKWPPELQAAVDLGTSNDQSRIVGSMVSQLEGSVLTAIALVMIVVLASLGTRAALLVGFAIPTSFLLCFAFLAVMGVSISNIVMFGLILAVGMLVDGAIVVVEYADKRIKQGVGPMHAYVEAAQRMFWPIVSSTATTLCAFLPMLFWPGVPGEFMGMLPVTLIFVLSASLIVALIYLPVMGGVSGRLSRVFDRSSIWLRARTPWWLRAVLVPPSLYMIFLGAMQTLNPDYLLPGGSIAGALLFLFGAFAGSVTLSAARIERKVEERVHTADEHTPFGHVVRFLVGNPIMPIVSLAAVFFAVYTVAFVWFPQESRGVEFFVESEPEQATAYVRARGNISLAEKDGMVLAAEDVIAAHPAVINVFSFAGEGGLNQNNGGAQEPADTVGRVQFEIIPWEDRPNVSESVLWGLFDRHFVAPEFDGDFVIDELNAQLAEIPGIVVEILPLEQGPASAKPVHLRIKGDGREDLTSATLNAREVFDTTPGLIKIEDTLPLPGIDWQIDVDVAKAGRFGADVATVGAMVQLVTRGILLGEMRPDSNDEEIEIRVRLPEEDRVLSTLDTLKVRTPDGLVPLSNFVSRKPVAKLAEINRVDQQRYYDVKADVEPGLSKVTTEGPDGELVRLAVVREAAEGYTPNGTVLNSGGGKSYELVQLTGADSVDQLISTVESGDAQFALINPNERIAVLTEWLETGPFSNSISWEWTGDQEEQAESGAFLVNAFMGALGLMFVILLAQFNSFYNSVLVLLAVVLSTTGVLIGMIVMEQPFSIIMTGTGIVALAGIVVNNNIVLIDTYQEYSTYMPRIEAIIRTAESRIRPVLLTTLTTMAGLTPMMFGLSLDFINGGYSIDSPTALWWKQLATAVVFGLGIATVLTLIVTPSLLALRVWVTTYAVWLSRLLARVTAGRSSQIAQDMAIGRSARQMQATEIVWEDESQSGRPEQDSGSDRPDHPSGPPLKAAE; translated from the coding sequence ATGACGGGTGTTGTCGCATGGGCCGCGCATCGAGCCCGCATGGTCCTGGCGTTTATCGCCATCTCGCTGGTTATTGGCGGGTTTGCCTATGTCTCATTGCCGAAAGAGGGTGAGCCGGATATTGAAATCCCTGCCCTGTTCGTCTCGGTACAGTTTCCCGGCATTTCAGCGGAAGACTCCGAAAATCTTCTGATCAAGCCGATGGAGACCGAACTGGCGGATCTCGATGGCCTCAAGGAAATGACGTCGACCGCCGCCGAAGGCTATGCGGGGGTCGCGCTGGAGTTTGATTTCGGCTGGGACAAAACCGCGATCATGGCCGACGTCCGCGACGCGATGAATTCGGCGCAAGCGGATTTCCCTGAAGGCGCGGAACAGTATTCGCTGACCGAGATCAACTTTTCCGAATTCCCCATCGTCATCGTTAACCTGACCGGCGCAGTTCCTGAACGCACGATGGCCCGCGTTGCCAAAGACTTACAGGACGAGCTTGAGGCACTGGATTCGGTACTTGAGGCTGGCATAGCAGGTAATCGCGACGAGATGCTCGAGGTTGTCATCGATCCCTTACGGCTTGAGGCATACAACGTCACCGCAGATGAGCTGATCAATGTGGTTCGGAACAACAACCAGTTGATTGCAGCGGGTGAGGTTGAAACCGCGCAGGGTACATTCTCGGTCAAGATCCCGTCATCGTTCAAGACCGCGCAGGACGTTTATGGCTTGCCGATCAAGGTCAATGGCGACCGGGTTGTAACTTTGGGTGAGTTGGCGCAGATCAATTACACCTTCGAAGACCGCGCCGGCACGGCCCGGTTCAACGGTGAACCAACTGTTGCCCTGCAAGTGGTAAAGCGTAAGGGCTTCAACCTGATCGATACAGTTGCTCAGGTCAAAGAGACCATCGAGCAAGCCAAAACAAAGTGGCCACCTGAACTTCAGGCCGCCGTCGATCTGGGCACGTCCAACGACCAGAGCCGCATAGTGGGTTCAATGGTCAGCCAGTTGGAAGGCTCGGTTCTGACCGCGATTGCACTGGTGATGATCGTGGTGCTGGCCTCGCTGGGCACGCGGGCTGCACTGTTGGTGGGTTTCGCGATCCCCACCTCATTCCTTCTGTGCTTTGCCTTCCTTGCGGTCATGGGCGTCAGCATTTCGAATATCGTGATGTTCGGTCTTATTCTGGCGGTTGGTATGCTGGTGGACGGTGCCATCGTCGTCGTGGAATATGCCGATAAACGCATCAAGCAGGGCGTCGGGCCAATGCACGCCTATGTTGAGGCGGCGCAGCGCATGTTCTGGCCCATTGTGTCGTCGACTGCGACAACGCTTTGCGCCTTCCTGCCCATGCTGTTCTGGCCCGGCGTACCGGGTGAGTTCATGGGAATGCTGCCCGTTACTCTGATCTTTGTTCTGTCGGCGTCGCTGATCGTGGCGCTGATTTACCTGCCGGTCATGGGCGGTGTGTCAGGGCGGCTAAGCCGCGTCTTCGACCGCTCGTCGATCTGGTTGCGCGCGCGTACGCCTTGGTGGCTGCGGGCTGTGCTGGTGCCTCCTTCGCTGTACATGATCTTTCTGGGCGCGATGCAGACCCTGAACCCGGATTACCTGCTACCCGGCGGTTCAATCGCTGGTGCGCTTCTGTTCCTGTTCGGGGCCTTTGCAGGATCCGTGACCCTGAGCGCGGCCAGGATCGAACGCAAAGTGGAAGAGCGCGTTCATACAGCCGACGAACACACGCCGTTTGGTCATGTGGTTCGCTTTCTTGTCGGCAATCCGATCATGCCCATCGTGTCGTTGGCCGCAGTGTTCTTTGCCGTCTACACCGTTGCCTTCGTCTGGTTCCCGCAGGAATCCAGAGGCGTCGAATTTTTCGTGGAAAGCGAACCGGAACAAGCCACCGCCTATGTCCGCGCGCGGGGGAACATCTCGCTTGCGGAAAAAGATGGCATGGTTTTGGCGGCAGAAGATGTCATCGCGGCCCACCCGGCCGTGATCAACGTGTTTTCTTTCGCAGGCGAAGGCGGCCTGAACCAGAACAACGGGGGCGCTCAGGAACCTGCCGATACAGTGGGCCGTGTTCAGTTCGAGATCATTCCTTGGGAAGACCGTCCCAACGTCTCGGAATCTGTTCTGTGGGGCCTGTTTGATCGTCACTTTGTTGCGCCTGAATTTGACGGCGACTTCGTCATTGATGAACTCAACGCGCAACTGGCGGAGATCCCCGGCATCGTTGTCGAGATCCTGCCATTGGAACAAGGCCCGGCCTCCGCCAAGCCCGTGCATCTGCGTATCAAGGGTGACGGGCGGGAGGATCTGACCTCGGCGACGCTCAACGCGCGCGAGGTGTTCGACACCACGCCAGGGTTAATCAAGATCGAAGACACCTTGCCCCTGCCCGGCATCGACTGGCAAATCGATGTGGATGTCGCCAAGGCCGGTCGGTTCGGAGCTGACGTGGCCACGGTTGGGGCCATGGTGCAGTTGGTGACACGCGGCATTCTGCTGGGCGAGATGCGCCCGGACAGCAATGATGAAGAGATTGAAATTCGCGTCCGCCTGCCAGAAGAAGATCGCGTGCTATCGACTTTGGACACACTCAAGGTTCGTACCCCGGACGGTTTGGTGCCACTGTCGAATTTCGTAAGTCGTAAGCCCGTGGCCAAACTGGCCGAGATAAACCGGGTGGATCAGCAGCGGTACTATGACGTCAAAGCCGACGTTGAACCAGGTTTGAGCAAGGTTACGACCGAAGGCCCCGACGGTGAACTCGTCCGTCTTGCCGTGGTTCGGGAAGCTGCCGAAGGCTATACCCCCAACGGCACGGTCCTCAACAGCGGGGGCGGAAAGTCCTACGAGTTGGTTCAATTGACCGGCGCCGATAGCGTGGATCAACTCATCAGCACGGTTGAAAGCGGAGACGCACAGTTCGCGTTGATCAACCCAAATGAACGGATTGCGGTTCTGACCGAATGGCTTGAAACGGGTCCGTTTTCCAATTCGATCAGTTGGGAATGGACGGGCGATCAGGAAGAACAGGCAGAATCAGGCGCTTTCCTGGTAAACGCCTTCATGGGCGCGCTGGGGCTTATGTTCGTGATCCTACTGGCCCAGTTCAATTCGTTCTACAATTCGGTGCTGGTGCTTTTGGCGGTTGTTCTGTCCACCACCGGGGTTCTGATCGGCATGATCGTGATGGAACAGCCGTTCTCGATCATCATGACAGGTACAGGCATCGTGGCTTTGGCGGGGATCGTGGTGAACAACAACATCGTTCTGATCGATACCTATCAAGAATACAGCACGTACATGCCCCGGATCGAAGCGATCATTCGAACCGCAGAATCGCGCATTCGTCCGGTTCTGCTGACCACCCTCACGACAATGGCAGGTCTGACGCCCATGATGTTCGGACTGTCGCTGGACTTTATCAATGGCGGCTATTCCATCGACAGCCCCACTGCCCTGTGGTGGAAGCAGTTGGCGACGGCGGTGGTATTTGGTCTGGGTATTGCCACTGTTCTGACCCTGATCGTGACGCCATCGCTTCTGGCGTTGCGGGTTTGGGTGACAACCTATGCGGTGTGGCTCAGCCGTTTGCTGGCGCGCGTGACCGCTGGCAGGTCTAGCCAGATTGCGCAGGATATGGCGATTGGCCGCTCTGCCCGTCAAATGCAGGCAACCGAGATTGTGTGGGAGGATGAATCGCAATCAGGACGGCCGGAGCAGGACAGCGGATCGGATCGGCCGGATCATCCTTCGGGACCGCCACTGAAGGCCGCTGAGTAA
- a CDS encoding DUF2147 domain-containing protein, whose product MKKRLLPILIAVCLPVAVAADPIVGVWKTEPDRKNLTSHIKISACGDKFCGQILSAYDASGKEVQTPNIGKKLFWDVASEGSGKYGGGEFWVPLINVDAVPQMTLQGDTLLVKGCEHEICAHQTWSRL is encoded by the coding sequence ATGAAAAAACGGCTGCTGCCGATTTTGATTGCGGTTTGTCTTCCTGTTGCCGTCGCAGCGGATCCCATCGTTGGGGTCTGGAAAACCGAGCCGGATCGAAAGAACCTGACCTCACACATCAAAATCTCGGCTTGTGGAGATAAATTCTGCGGCCAGATCCTTTCGGCCTATGACGCCTCGGGCAAAGAAGTCCAAACGCCAAACATTGGTAAAAAGCTGTTCTGGGATGTTGCCAGCGAAGGCAGTGGAAAATATGGCGGCGGAGAATTCTGGGTTCCGCTGATCAACGTAGACGCCGTGCCGCAAATGACATTGCAGGGTGACACGTTGTTGGTCAAAGGGTGCGAGCATGAGATTTGCGCGCATCAGACGTGGTCTCGTTTGTGA
- a CDS encoding ABC transporter ATP-binding protein/permease encodes MVSDDERSSGWRTIRKVAPYLWPDDEPWVKRRVVIAMGMLVLAKVIAVYTPILYKGAVDALAGEGVPPLALGAVGLTVAYGVARMMTVGFQQLRDAAFAPVGQRALRALALETFQHIHNLSMRYHVTRRTGGLSRIIERGVKGVEFLLRFLLFSIGPLILELLLVAIILMWLFNVWYLVVVAVTIGLYIWFTFAVTEWRVKLRREMNDQDTEANQRAIDSLLNFETVKYFNAETREAERYDVSMKAYAAAALKTAYSLAFLNFGQSFLITCGLIGVMVLAAIGVQNGNLTVGDFVMVNAYMIQITVPLNFLGTVYREIRQSLVDMGQMFDLLEQPAEVTDKACAPNLKVNGGEVTLEDVHFGYDPEREILKGVSLTVPAGKTVAIVGATGSGKSTIGRLLFRFYDVTKGALKIDGQDIRDVTQTSLHAAIGVVPQDTVLFNDTIRYNIAYGRDGATMDEVEAAAKAAQIHDFIASLPEGYDTKVGERGLKLSGGEKQRVGIARTLLKNPPILLLDEATSALDTDTEQDIKDALARAGEGRTVITIAHRLSTIAEADQIVVLEAGEIIEQGSHDQLLARSGRYAQLWNRQQSDGEAA; translated from the coding sequence ATGGTGTCGGATGACGAACGCAGCTCGGGCTGGCGGACGATCCGCAAGGTTGCCCCCTATCTCTGGCCCGACGACGAGCCGTGGGTAAAGCGTCGCGTCGTCATAGCCATGGGTATGCTTGTTCTGGCCAAGGTGATCGCGGTTTATACGCCCATTCTGTACAAAGGCGCTGTTGACGCGCTGGCGGGCGAGGGTGTGCCGCCATTGGCGCTGGGCGCAGTTGGATTGACAGTGGCGTACGGCGTGGCGCGAATGATGACGGTGGGCTTTCAGCAATTGCGGGATGCCGCCTTTGCCCCCGTCGGACAACGCGCCTTAAGGGCGCTGGCGCTTGAGACGTTTCAACACATCCACAACCTATCGATGCGCTATCACGTGACGCGTCGCACTGGCGGGCTGAGCCGTATCATCGAACGGGGCGTCAAAGGGGTTGAGTTCCTGCTGCGGTTCCTGCTGTTCTCGATCGGGCCGCTTATTCTGGAGCTGCTGCTGGTCGCCATCATCCTGATGTGGCTGTTCAATGTCTGGTACCTGGTTGTCGTTGCCGTCACCATTGGTCTGTACATCTGGTTTACTTTTGCCGTGACCGAATGGCGCGTGAAGCTGCGGCGTGAGATGAACGATCAGGACACCGAGGCCAACCAGCGCGCCATCGACAGCTTGCTAAACTTTGAAACCGTCAAGTATTTCAACGCCGAAACCCGCGAGGCTGAACGGTACGACGTGTCGATGAAGGCCTATGCAGCGGCTGCGCTGAAGACGGCCTATTCATTGGCATTTCTGAACTTCGGACAATCCTTCCTGATCACCTGCGGCCTGATTGGTGTGATGGTTCTGGCCGCAATCGGGGTACAGAACGGCAACCTAACTGTGGGCGATTTTGTCATGGTCAACGCCTACATGATCCAGATTACCGTGCCGCTGAACTTTCTTGGTACGGTCTATCGGGAAATCCGGCAATCCTTGGTCGATATGGGGCAAATGTTCGACCTGCTTGAACAACCCGCCGAAGTCACAGACAAGGCCTGCGCGCCGAATCTGAAGGTAAACGGCGGCGAAGTCACGCTTGAGGACGTGCATTTTGGCTATGATCCCGAGCGTGAAATCCTCAAGGGCGTGTCCCTGACTGTCCCGGCTGGGAAAACCGTGGCCATTGTGGGGGCGACAGGGTCGGGTAAATCGACCATCGGGCGGCTCTTGTTCCGGTTCTACGACGTGACCAAAGGGGCGCTGAAGATCGATGGTCAGGACATTCGCGACGTGACCCAGACCAGCCTGCATGCCGCCATCGGTGTCGTCCCGCAAGACACGGTGCTGTTTAATGACACGATCCGCTACAACATTGCCTATGGCCGCGACGGTGCCACCATGGACGAGGTCGAAGCAGCGGCCAAGGCGGCGCAGATTCACGATTTTATTGCCTCATTGCCCGAAGGGTATGACACCAAGGTAGGCGAGCGTGGCCTGAAGCTTTCCGGTGGCGAAAAGCAACGTGTCGGAATAGCACGCACCTTGCTGAAGAACCCACCGATCCTGCTGTTGGACGAGGCGACCTCGGCGCTGGATACGGATACTGAGCAGGACATCAAAGATGCCCTGGCCCGAGCAGGTGAGGGGCGGACGGTGATCACCATCGCGCATCGTCTGAGCACCATCGCCGAGGCCGATCAGATTGTGGTTCTGGAGGCCGGAGAGATCATCGAACAGGGTTCGCATGATCAACTTCTGGCAAGGTCGGGTCGGTACGCTCAACTTTGGAACCGCCAGCAATCGGACGGTGAAGCGGCCTGA